GagcttttcccctccttgcCTTCACCTGGCCTTTGGGTGCCAGCTGGGAGCTTTGGatgtgccaggcagggatgtgAGGTGCAGGGTGGATGGGACACCCCTAAGGGATGGCATGGTCCAGAGCTGGAGACAGGCAGGAatcctgagtgctgctgccttcctggcaCCTCTGGGGAGATGGGGACCCCGGGTTTGGCTCCTGCACCCagttcagagctgcagagctcctctgggCCAGGGGATTTTCCCTTGGGATCCTCTTtgatggctgctcctgctgagtcTCACCCTTCTGGGAGGTGGCAGCTTGGAgcatcacccccagcccctcctgcagcctcttctGTCCAGGTCTCACAGATGGGGTGTCCCAGCAGCCTAAAAACAACCCTTAGCTCTGTGCCCTGAATTTTgaattaataataatagaataataATGATAGTAATCAATGCAACCAGTGTTCACCCAGTGATTGACCATTTTATACTCCCCAAAATGATGCTGTGAGTGGGTGATTTACCAACACATCACCCTGCCCCTATGAAAATTCCCCTTTGCCTGCTAACACCGAGAGCCTGGgagtgctggagcccaggggagcagccagctgtgctcctgcctcagtttccccgtTTGGGAAAAGGGGAGAAGGTGTTTTTCTTGGGAGTGAGGGAACCCCAGTGTCTGTGCtggccccagctcctggctgagggCTCACTCGGGGCTCAGTGTGGCTCCTCGGCCACCCCGTTATTAATGCCAGTAATGGCATAGGAAGGATAAATTCCAGCACTTGGctgaacagagaaaatatgCAGAGATGTGGCTGGCTTTCCATAAATCATCGCTGCTCCCTGCTACAACCGAGCCAGGACTTAAAATTCAGGTCAGGAGAGAGGGACTCTCGTAAGCCAGCAAGGGAAGgtaatttattctgtttatATCGTTTTACTGCAAGACAAGGAGCGGGAGGGGGGGTGAAAAACTCTGCCatgattttgcattttaaatattagtacagagctgcagcctgcttgggactttttatttttatatctcaAGGGAtagaaagcaggagaaaaggggagagagatggggtgctggggaggagacCCCCCCCCCAGGGAAAATGGGGTAAaatctgctgctggcactgctgaacCCGCACTTGGGGTGTCCccttggggctgctctgccagcggggctgcaggtgcccctgggctgccctgggacgGTCTTGGGTGCCCCCCAGGAGAAAGAAATTGTGCCTTGTGCTgtctgctgtggggaaggggctgagctgggaaaagtgccccttcccagtgccagggagctgtgggactGCGGGCAGCTGGGCTACGGGGTGGGGGATGCAGCAGCATCACCTTGTGCAGGTGCACATGGctcacccagggcaggggtgggagctgctcccccagAGCCCACGCAGGGCTGGGGGACGGTGGGGGAGCCCGGCCGGCATTTCTCACGGGCTTGtgttaaaacaaattaaaataaagtaaaatgaaaggGACCAGGTGACCGAACAGTAGGTAACTAAAAGGTTTTTTATTCACATTGAACAACAAGAGCCATTCACACTAACAGCCTCCGCAAGAGGCAGCGGGGACAGGAAACCCACGACGCTTTcagaaaacaacttttttctttccttttccattctcCTTCCTTTTATTCCCCCCCCTCTCTATGTTCTCACCCCCCTCCCCGGtgccatcccctccctgccttcaaaatagaaaaattcgGAGCCTCCGATGACTAAAGTACAATAAATAATCAGTAAACACAAAAACATACTTTATTTGTTTCTCCTTTatacaaaataaagaaactaGAAGCAAAAACTATAATACATCCTTAAATTGGCGGAGCCTCTGGGAATCATTGGGGTGGGACTCGGCGTCGAGGCTCGGGtgaaatttctgctgctgtggttggGTTGGTTCAGTTCTGGGgtttattgtttgtttggggttttattttgttgtcgTTGcgttttttcctgtttctgcctCTTTCTGGTGCCTGTTCCACCACGTGGGAGCCCAATCTCGGCCAGTCACTGGGGCCTGGCCCCGCtcagccccctgctccccaccGCCACAAACCGGCTCCAAACCCACCTTCCCCTCGGGGGTGAAACAGGAACAATAAAAATGAGGCCAGGGAGGGGCCACGGGGGGGTTATTCCTGCtattccccattccccccctcccttcctGTGGTAGGGGATAATTAAAAAGGTCGCTAATTAGCAGGGGGCAGCCCTGCCGCAGCCCCCTCCCCCGGTGCCGCCGGGCCGGTGGGACCCGTGTCCAGGCGAGTTCAGCTTTGGTCCGAGAGGCGCTGGTCCCGACTCCGGCggggtctgcagggctgggcacctTTCACTGCCCCCCAAAAAATGGCGGGGGGAAGGTGCCGGCAGGGGGGAGGTAGCGGGGTGGCCCCAAGCTCCCGGGGGGTGCGGGGATGGGGAGGATGGGCGGATGCCGGGATGCGTTTTGGCATCTGCGGGGGGGCTTCACCGGCCCCTGCTGCGGGGCGAGGAGGGGGACACGCGTGAGCTGGGGGGACCAGGGGGGGTTTCCCCCTGCGCACACGCACACGCGTGCCCGGGCCGGGCCTACCACACCGCCGCCTCGCTGAGCTCCGGGTTGGGGTGCGACAGAGCCCCGCTGTAGCCGCTATTGCTGGACATGGAGAAGGGCGGGCTGGGCCCCCCGCTGAAGACCTCCCCCGGAATGGGGTGCAGCGAGCCCGTCATCCCCGGCTCGGGGCTGGGGGTGTCGGGGTGCGAGATCATATCCGTGTACCTTTGGTTTTCTGAGGAGTGGTGTCCGCTTAGGGGGGGCTCCAAGGGTCCCAGGGGTGTGGAGCCGGGTCCTGAGTTCTGAAGGTAGCTGGAGTCGGCCGGGGACTGGGCTTGGGAGGGCGGCCCGTGGGGGAAAAAGTCATAGTTGCCTCCCGGCCCGTAGTAGTCACCTTGGTAATCTGTGCGGAGGGGGGAAAATGGATGCATTTGGTCTCCTGTGGCCAAAAACCTCCCGAAATCCCTTTGCGCCCCaaagcagccctgtgctgtcccctccaAAACGCTCTGCTGGCTCCCAAAGGGGGACCCAAAGGGCGGGTGGGATTTGAGTCCAGCCTGAGAGGAATGAGCCCGTCCTAAGAGCTGCACCGCCCATCACCCTCTCTTGGCCCAGCCTGGAGTGCGGGAGGGAAGCGAATCCGGGCTGGGAGAGGTGAGGGGTCCGGGAAAATGGGCTTAGTTTAGTGCTTAATTAACGGggtagtggaaaaaaaaagtgcatatatttatatatatgtatatttaaaggGAACGGGgaaaatatagatataaaaaGAATGggcaaaaattaatattaaacgGGAAAAATGTATAAAGTGGgaaaatatatatgtacattGGCGAAATTGCatataataggaaaaaatacattaaaaatagatatataaTGTGGAATTCATATACGTGTTTAAGCAGCCTGGAAGAATCTAACTCCAGGGCAACAAGGGGTGCCTGGAAAGCCCCTGGTCAGATGGGAGGCTTTGAAAAGGCAGCTTTTGGGGGGGCTCTGcggggagcagggggagaggggaggcgCGGGGCCGCCCGGCTGCGCCCATCCCGTCCCGCCGGGGCAGCGGGGGGCGGCCGGCCCGCACTGACCTTCCATATGCTGCGGGCCCGCGAGGTAATTGGAACAAATGCGGCCTGAAAGGGGGACAAAAGCCCCGCAGCTGGGGCTTTGTTCGAGGGAGAGGGGCCCCGCAAtgccgggggggggggggagggcgTGGGGGTGCGTGGAGCCGGCTCCGCGTGTGTGCGGCTGCGGGCACGCGTGTGAGTGTGTTCCCCCTCGGGcgggggaaagggggagagcCGCCGAGAAGGGGATGGGAGGAACAAAGGACAggaggggggacagggcagggaccGTCCCTCACCTCCGTAGTACGTGTAGGGCGTGGAGCCGAGCATCTCGGACTCGTCGAGGCGGCCGCCGAGGGGCCGCATCCTGCGGGGGCTGCGGAAGAACGCGTGCCGGCGGGCGCCCAGCGCGCTCAGCTGCTTCATCCGCCGCTCCTTCGACCGACGGTTCTGGAACCACACCTGTGGCCGGGCTGGTGTCAGTGCCCACCGCGGATGGGCGAGCAGGGACCCCTCTGGGTCAGCCACATCCCGTCCCCAAAGTCTTTGCGGGGAAATCTTGCACCCACACCGCTTTTCCAAtatttgtggggtttgggttttttttagcaaCACCGAACCCCCcgcttcctgctgctgcctcaaaAAGTACATGGGGACACCGCACCCCACAAATAACCAGGTTATTTAAAACCCTGCCCCTCTTTCCCGCAGCTGCACACCCTCAAAACCTCTGCCCCTGCAGATGGAAAATGCAGGAGGGGGAAATTTCCCCTTTGGATAGGCGAAGGAAGGGAGGAAAcgtgggaaggaaaaaaggggatcTGGATcatggcaggagcaggcagaaagCGGGGAGCAGGGGGATGAGCACCTGcggcagcaggcagggagtcAGAACAGCCGGCGGTGAGGAtgggaataaaagggaaaggggagatgTGGCTGCCTCTCCACGGGCATCGCTTCTTCCGAACCGCACGCCTCAGCAGCCTGGTGGGGCGCCTGGATTATTGTCTCACTCCCccggggatggggcagctgagGGCTACGAGCACAGCCTTCTCCTGCGGGACTCGtgctcccctctgccaggagcCGGGAATCGCAGCTCCGCTACGGGCAAAGCCGGAGAGTCCTCCCCTATTAATGCCTCTATTAAAGCCCATTAATCCCTACATTTCCGCAGGGATTTTCTTCACGGGGCCAGCGCGGTGAGGAAGTGCCGGCTGCCTGCAGAGCGCGATGGATGCTCCTCTCTTCCGCGAGGCTGGAGCATCCATCTCCCGGCACGCCGGGGATCCTGCTCTGCCCCGCACAAAACCTCGCGTTTTGGGAATGCTTTTCATCCCTTCCCACGGCTGGGGGATCCCCGCTCACCCACGACAGCGTGGcgtggctgcagggctgggcctgAGGTGGCGCTGGCCGGGGACAAGTGGGGCTGGCCCGTTCCCACTCTGGCAGCCTGGAACGGCCCGGGCTCCCCCCGGgaccccctgtgcccccctccGAGGGCTGGCTGTCCCACCTGGATCACTCTCATGTTGAGGCCGGTCTCCTGGGCCAGCTGCTCCCGGATGTGGCgggtgggtttgggggtggCGGCGAAGGCAGCTTTGAGGGTCTCCAGCTGCTTGGCTTTAATGGTGGTGCGGGGCCCCCTCCGCTTGGTGCCCGAGTTCTGCTCCTCGTTCTCGTTGTTGGTGGTCTCCTTGTCCGAGGAGGTCGAGTTGTCCGTTTCCTTGGTGTCGTCCTGCATGGGGTCCTGGAGATCCGGGGACAAACTCCTGTCTGTACATGAGGACACTGTAAAGGAGACCCAGAGAGGAAAGGGGGGGTGGGATGACTTCGGGGAGACATTGACcccccctctcctctgccctccccgGCCCGCCTGCTTGCCcggagaggggctggggggtgctggagagcagcaagggGTGCAGACGGCCTCTGCCCCCCTGGTTCCCCTAAAGCATCGCTCCCCCAACACCACGCGGAGCTCCGGGCACCGCTCCAGCCCTGTGCACGGTGCCGTGCCGAcggggggagcagggcagggggtgacCCCCGGGCCCGCCGCTGCCCCCCGCGCTCCCCCTCTACTACCCGTGCAGGGAGGCGGGATGCGCCACCAGGAAAAACGCAGCCGGTCCCTGCCGGGGTTTGGGGAGCCCCCCCGGTCGCTGCCTGGAGCCTGGCTcaccccccccgcccccagGCACCGTGTTCCCCCCGGGgaccctgcagccagcacccccCCAAGGCCAAGCTCTACTCGCCTCGCTCACAGCAGCGGCCCCACTGACTGGCGTGGCAGGATCCGGCCCCGGGTGCTGGACGGAGAGAGAGCCCACGGAAGGGGGTGAGCAGGGGCGCCCGGcatggctgggacagcaggagggggcctggccctgctctcctgacGCAGAGACAGCTTCCAAGGAAGTCAAATGGGAGCTTTGCCTCTGGGTGAAAGGAGGCGAAGGATCAGGCCCGCGGCGCGGGGGGACCGGGCACACTCgcaggggggctctggggagtgAGGGGCTCCCGGGGCAGCCCTTGGGGGGATCGcggctccccccgccccgcagccccgctgCCGGAGGAGCCGTGCGCGGGGAGGAGCCGAGGCTGGAGCGGGGAGCTCACCCCACGCGTGTCCGCGTCCCACGGCGGGGGGGGTGTTACGGAGGCTTCCACCCGGTTCCAAGCCTTTCACCCCACATCACTCCCTCCCCCGACGGATCAACTGGCTGCGGGGTGCAGCCCCTCATCCCACAAATCCAAACCTCCTGCCCGGCCGGGGGGTGCCTCCACCGGGAGGTACCGGCAGCTCGGGGCTTGTGCCCGGCGCTTTCGGCGCTGCCCCTCCTGCCGGGGCCGGTGGCAGGGATTACCGGGGGTCGGGCTGACCCCTTACCCCACAAATCCGAACCTCCTGCCCGGCCGGGAGGAACCGGCGGCGGGAACGGAGCGGTGGGCCGGCTGAGCCGCTCGTACCTGAGTTGAGGCTGCCTTCCTTCAAACTGGGAGAGTTCAAATAATCCTCTTTGCAAACAAATTTGTTTTCGTCGATGATATAGAGTTCCTCGCCCGTGGAGAGCTGCTTGTTGCAGACCATGCAGGTGAAACAGTTCAGGTGAAAGACTTTATTCCGGGCTTTCCGGACGAGGTCGCTGGGAGAGATCCCTTGGGAGCAGCCGGCGCATTTGGTACCAAACCTcctgggaaggggagaaaagCGAGAGCTGGAGCCCCGGCCGAGATGGGCTGCGGcgggggctgtgtgtgtgctccgTACCGACACCCCCTCCTCAAACCCCCCGCGGGAGCCCTGCCTCTCCAGCACGTCCCATGGAAGATTTGGGGGAACGGGCGAACCGCACCTTTGGGGCGAGGATGAGGAGAGCCTTCATCCCCGCCAGCCCTGGCGCTGGGCTGCGGGCGCAGGGCgggtttggggtgtccccaggcgCGGGGGACACGCACGAGCATCCTCGCCCGGGTTTGGCCCCCgaaggggaggggagagcgGCCGGGGGTCCCTCCGCACCCTGCGGGGCGGGATTTCGTTTCAGCCGGTGCCTCCCGGGAGGGGAATGCGGGACTCGGGCCTGAAAATCCCCGAAAATGGGGCAGATCACGGCCAGAGAGACGGGAAAAGGAGCGGCGGGTGCGGGGATCAGAACAGCGGGCTGCGGAGGAGGGAGCTGCGCTCCCCAAAGCGTCCCATGGTCCCAAATCCGGCATCCGCTCCCCAGCCCGTCCCGCTCTCCCGAGGGGGAATTTTTTCTGGTCGGGAAGAGTGCTTTTTAAATCTCcgcttttcctttccttcccagagcGGGTCTGGGTTTaggtgtgttttttttcctcaggagattttttaaaaattaaaaaaaaaaaatccaggaaatcGGAATCGGCTGGGAACAATCcccccagaggaaaaaaaaaaaaaaaaaaaaaaaaaaaagagacaaaaaaaaaaaaagagacaaaactaAACAACCAAAACCTgccacaaaccccacaaaacaatACCCAAatccccaccaaaaaaaacccaaccaaacaaacaaaaaaaaaaaccataaaccCACCTAAAccaaaaaacaagaacaaaatgtaaaaccctgagcaaaataaaacaacaacaaaaaaattccaacaaaG
This Serinus canaria isolate serCan28SL12 chromosome 15, serCan2020, whole genome shotgun sequence DNA region includes the following protein-coding sequences:
- the LHX5 gene encoding LIM/homeobox protein Lhx5 isoform X1, with product MVHCAGCERPILDRFLLNVLDRAWHIKCVQCCECKCNLTEKCFSREGKLYCKNDFFRRFGTKCAGCSQGISPSDLVRKARNKVFHLNCFTCMVCNKQLSTGEELYIIDENKFVCKEDYLNSPSLKEGSLNSGTSGSAGPPSLSPDLQDPMQDDTKETDNSTSSDKETTNNENEEQNSGTKRRGPRTTIKAKQLETLKAAFAATPKPTRHIREQLAQETGLNMRVIQVWFQNRRSKERRMKQLSALGARRHAFFRSPRRMRPLGGRLDESEMLGSTPYTYYGDYQGDYYGPGGNYDFFPHGPPSQAQSPADSSYLQNSGPGSTPLGPLEPPLSGHHSSENQRYTDMISHPDTPSPEPGMTGSLHPIPGEVFSGGPSPPFSMSSNSGYSGALSHPNPELSEAAVW
- the LHX5 gene encoding LIM/homeobox protein Lhx5 isoform X2 encodes the protein MMVHCAGCERPILDRFLLNVLDRAWHIKCVQCCECKCNLTEKCFSREGKLYCKNDFFRRFGTKCAGCSQGISPSDLVRKARNKVFHLNCFTCMVCNKQLSTGEELYIIDENKFVCKEDYLNSPSLKEGSLNSVSSCTDRSLSPDLQDPMQDDTKETDNSTSSDKETTNNENEEQNSGTKRRGPRTTIKAKQLETLKAAFAATPKPTRHIREQLAQETGLNMRVIQVWFQNRRSKERRMKQLSALGARRHAFFRSPRRMRPLGGRLDESEMLGSTPYTYYGDYQGDYYGPGGNYDFFPHGPPSQAQSPADSSYLQNSGPGSTPLGPLEPPLSGHHSSENQRYTDMISHPDTPSPEPGMTGSLHPIPGEVFSGGPSPPFSMSSNSGYSGALSHPNPELSEAAVW